From a single Planococcus shenhongbingii genomic region:
- a CDS encoding phosphocarrier protein HPr: MVEKQFTITDEAGIHARPASALVGSLSKFKSDITLEHKGKKVNLKSILGVMSLGVASGSTVTVAANGEDEEEALAQVSQVMASEGLSN, encoded by the coding sequence ATGGTAGAAAAACAATTCACAATCACAGACGAAGCAGGTATCCACGCACGCCCGGCATCCGCTTTAGTGGGATCTTTGTCAAAATTCAAATCCGATATCACATTGGAGCATAAAGGCAAAAAAGTGAACTTGAAATCGATTTTAGGGGTTATGAGTCTCGGAGTGGCTTCCGGGTCAACCGTTACTGTTGCTGCAAATGGAGAAGATGAAGAAGAAGCACTGGCTCAAGTGAGCCAAGTAATGGCTTCAGAAGGGCTTTCAAACTGA
- a CDS encoding DeoR/GlpR family DNA-binding transcription regulator, translated as MLTNERHDFILKLLEEKQTIKIQELVDLTAASESTIRRDLTELENQQKLERVFGGAVLPARYLIEPSVADKSTQNLQEKIQLAKFAAAFVHKGDSVFLDAGTTTFQMIPFLKEKDLVVVTNGLTLVDSLNEQGITTYLTGGRVKPRTGALVGAQTIQSLKNYRFDVCFLGVNGFHPDYGYTTPDPEEAAVKQLASSLARRTYVLADHSKSNKVSFAKIMDLEQAILVVDELSGETIEIMEKKTTVKVGKA; from the coding sequence ATGTTAACGAACGAACGGCATGACTTCATTTTAAAATTATTGGAAGAAAAGCAGACGATTAAAATTCAAGAGCTTGTGGATTTGACGGCCGCTTCCGAGTCGACAATCCGGCGTGATTTAACTGAACTTGAAAACCAGCAAAAATTGGAACGTGTTTTTGGCGGAGCTGTTCTTCCTGCGCGTTACTTGATTGAACCAAGTGTTGCAGATAAATCTACACAAAACCTGCAGGAGAAAATTCAGCTGGCGAAATTTGCTGCTGCGTTCGTCCATAAAGGCGACAGTGTCTTTTTAGATGCAGGCACCACTACTTTTCAGATGATCCCTTTCTTAAAAGAAAAAGATCTGGTTGTGGTGACAAATGGATTGACCTTGGTCGACTCATTGAACGAGCAAGGCATCACCACTTATCTGACAGGAGGAAGAGTCAAGCCGCGGACCGGTGCACTGGTCGGAGCCCAGACCATTCAATCTCTAAAAAATTATCGCTTCGATGTTTGTTTCTTGGGCGTCAACGGATTTCATCCCGATTATGGATATACGACGCCGGATCCGGAAGAAGCAGCCGTTAAGCAACTTGCCAGTTCACTAGCGCGCAGGACTTATGTGCTTGCCGACCATTCGAAATCCAATAAAGTGAGCTTTGCTAAAATCATGGACTTGGAACAGGCAATTCTGGTCGTTGATGAATTATCCGGTGAAACCATCGAAATTATGGAAAAAAAGACTACAGTGAAGGTGGGAAAAGCATGA
- the pfkB gene encoding 1-phosphofructokinase — protein MIYTCTITPSIDYTTYLPKFKTGKLNRTNDVHYYPGGKGINVSRVLSRLGTPNKALGFAGGFTGHYIEEFLQTEGVATDFIQTEEITRINVKIKSEEETELNGPGPALNEGQLSELAEKVRAMEKGDWFVLAGSLPDSIPISYFMELADICRNHEIRFVLDTSGPALKELVKAKPFLIKPNEHELGELFDIEISGKQQALSYASKLIESGLGHVIVSMGGEGALLVTKEEAVSAKAPKGQVVNTVGSGDSLVSGFIASYANGSDAIKAFQYGVACGSATAFRSDLCEKQDAEELLSQVVLHPINKEDVTT, from the coding sequence ATGATTTATACGTGCACCATTACACCATCTATAGACTACACCACCTATTTACCCAAATTCAAGACTGGGAAACTGAATCGCACGAACGACGTACATTATTACCCGGGCGGTAAAGGCATTAATGTTTCCCGTGTACTAAGCCGGCTGGGAACTCCCAATAAAGCGCTTGGCTTTGCGGGCGGGTTTACAGGCCATTATATAGAAGAATTTCTCCAAACTGAAGGTGTAGCCACCGATTTTATCCAAACGGAAGAAATCACGCGGATCAATGTGAAAATAAAATCCGAGGAAGAAACGGAATTGAACGGTCCAGGTCCAGCCTTGAACGAAGGGCAGCTCAGCGAATTGGCAGAAAAAGTCCGGGCGATGGAAAAAGGCGATTGGTTTGTGCTGGCAGGCAGCTTGCCTGACTCGATACCGATATCTTATTTCATGGAACTTGCCGACATCTGCCGAAACCATGAAATCCGCTTTGTTCTCGATACATCCGGTCCGGCATTAAAAGAATTGGTAAAAGCCAAACCGTTTTTGATCAAACCCAATGAACATGAGCTTGGGGAATTGTTTGATATTGAAATAAGCGGCAAACAACAAGCTTTATCCTATGCCTCGAAACTGATTGAAAGCGGTCTTGGGCATGTAATTGTTTCAATGGGCGGCGAAGGCGCGTTGCTGGTGACTAAAGAAGAGGCAGTCTCGGCGAAAGCGCCGAAAGGGCAAGTTGTCAATACGGTCGGGTCCGGTGATTCGCTGGTTTCCGGTTTTATCGCATCCTATGCTAACGGATCCGATGCTATAAAAGCGTTCCAGTACGGAGTGGCTTGCGGCAGTGCCACAGCTTTCCGGTCCGATCTATGTGAAAAACAAGATGCAGAAGAGCTGCTCAGCCAAGTTGTACTCCACCCCATTAATAAAGAGGATGTGACGACATGA